A genomic stretch from Flavobacterium humidisoli includes:
- a CDS encoding 3-oxoacyl-ACP synthase, translating into MTQKTYIQSYIQIENNEIVLNGKSVFKIDPTDFADFAKQAYRNFEMQYPKFFKMDALSKLAFLGSELLLSPITSNEEENNIALVLANKSSSLDTDVKYQESISDKENYFPSPAVFVYTLPNICLGEISIRHQLKSENSFFIFDAFNSEFLWNYSGILLNTNKADTVLCGWVEFFNDNYKAFLCTISKEENEKYTNETINTLYNK; encoded by the coding sequence ATGACTCAAAAAACATACATACAATCCTATATCCAAATCGAAAACAACGAAATTGTTCTCAATGGAAAATCTGTGTTCAAAATAGACCCAACCGATTTTGCAGATTTTGCCAAACAAGCGTACCGTAATTTTGAAATGCAATATCCAAAGTTTTTCAAAATGGATGCTTTGAGCAAACTGGCTTTTTTAGGATCAGAATTGCTTTTGAGTCCGATCACTTCAAATGAAGAGGAAAATAATATTGCTTTGGTTTTGGCCAATAAATCTTCAAGTTTAGATACCGATGTAAAATATCAGGAATCGATTTCAGACAAAGAAAACTATTTTCCAAGTCCGGCGGTTTTTGTTTATACGTTGCCAAATATATGTTTGGGCGAAATAAGTATCCGCCATCAGCTAAAAAGTGAAAATTCTTTCTTTATATTTGATGCTTTCAATTCTGAGTTTTTGTGGAACTATTCGGGGATTTTGTTAAACACAAATAAAGCGGATACAGTTCTTTGTGGCTGGGTTGAATTTTTTAATGATAATTATAAGGCTTTTCTTTGCACGATCAGCAAGGAAGAAAACGAAAAATATACAAACGAAACTATCAATACATTATATAATAAATAA
- a CDS encoding beta-ketoacyl synthase N-terminal-like domain-containing protein, with product MLREIYITETNCITPLGFDVESNIETILRGDSGIQLQNDISLMPNPFYASIISDEKINSAFAKISTETQYSRLEKLMILALDPIIKNAGVEFNSKTAFILSTTKGNVTALKNNSEESFNNAHLDVLAKNVADFFQFQTQPIVVSNACVSGILAVSIAKRMIQSELYDNVFVVAGDEVSEFVLSGFNAFQAMSDLPCKPYSKNRTGVSLGEATAAVLISAEAKNAKIKVIGDSSINDANHISGPSRTGEGLFRSIQNALKEAQIEANKLDYISAHGTATPFNDEMEAIALSRLGLQNVPVNSLKGFYGHTLGASGLLETVIAIESANQNILFESKGFDEIGVSENINVIEKNEEANIDYFLKTASGFGGCNTAVVFEKIK from the coding sequence ATGTTAAGAGAAATATACATTACCGAAACAAATTGTATCACGCCGTTAGGTTTTGATGTTGAGTCCAATATCGAAACGATTCTTCGTGGTGATTCTGGCATTCAGCTTCAAAATGATATTTCTTTGATGCCTAATCCGTTTTATGCTTCAATCATTTCTGATGAAAAAATAAACAGTGCTTTTGCAAAAATCAGTACTGAAACCCAATATTCCCGTTTAGAGAAATTGATGATTTTGGCTTTAGATCCGATTATCAAAAATGCTGGAGTTGAATTCAATTCAAAAACGGCTTTTATTCTTTCTACTACAAAAGGAAATGTTACGGCTCTAAAAAACAATTCTGAAGAAAGTTTTAATAATGCACATTTAGATGTTTTAGCAAAAAATGTTGCGGATTTTTTCCAATTTCAAACACAGCCAATCGTAGTTTCAAATGCCTGCGTTTCTGGAATTTTAGCCGTTTCAATTGCTAAAAGAATGATTCAGTCTGAACTTTATGACAATGTTTTTGTTGTTGCCGGCGATGAAGTTTCAGAATTTGTTTTGTCTGGATTTAATGCATTTCAGGCAATGAGCGATCTGCCATGTAAACCATATTCTAAAAATAGAACAGGAGTAAGTTTAGGCGAAGCAACGGCAGCTGTTTTAATTTCGGCGGAAGCCAAAAATGCAAAAATAAAAGTAATTGGAGACAGTTCGATAAACGATGCGAATCATATTTCTGGGCCTTCAAGAACGGGCGAAGGTTTGTTTAGAAGTATTCAAAATGCTTTGAAAGAAGCTCAAATCGAAGCTAATAAATTAGATTATATTTCAGCACACGGAACCGCAACTCCATTTAACGACGAAATGGAAGCCATTGCACTCAGCCGTTTGGGCTTACAAAATGTTCCTGTAAATAGTCTAAAAGGATTTTATGGGCATACATTAGGCGCTTCGGGATTGTTGGAAACAGTAATTGCAATAGAATCAGCCAATCAAAATATACTTTTTGAATCGAAAGGTTTTGATGAAATTGGGGTAAGCGAAAATATTAATGTGATTGAGAAAAATGAGGAGGCGAATATTGATTATTTTTTAAAAACAGCTTCTGGATTTGGAGGTTGTAATACGGCTGTGGTTTTTGAAAAGATAAAATAA
- a CDS encoding acyl-CoA thioesterase — protein MIKRKEQFKEATDLTVSHEIRIRFNETDPLGIVWHGNYITYFEDGREAFGRQHGLTYLDIAKTGYTTPIVKSTCEHKLSLRYGDVVTIETTVVDTPAAKMIYRFKIIDDKGEVACTGETTQVFLDKEGNLMLTNPPFYEQWKRKVGLLK, from the coding sequence ATGATAAAAAGAAAAGAGCAGTTTAAAGAAGCTACAGATCTAACCGTTTCACACGAAATCAGGATTCGTTTTAACGAAACAGATCCGCTTGGAATTGTTTGGCACGGCAATTATATCACGTATTTCGAAGATGGACGAGAGGCGTTTGGCCGTCAGCACGGACTTACGTATCTGGATATTGCCAAAACTGGTTATACGACGCCAATTGTAAAATCGACTTGCGAACACAAATTGTCTTTGCGTTATGGAGATGTGGTAACGATAGAAACCACAGTTGTTGATACACCCGCAGCCAAAATGATTTATCGTTTTAAAATTATTGACGACAAAGGCGAAGTAGCCTGCACGGGTGAAACCACTCAAGTTTTTTTAGATAAAGAAGGGAATTTAATGCTGACGAATCCTCCTTTTTATGAGCAATGGAAACGAAAAGTGGGGTTGTTGAAATAA
- a CDS encoding ABC transporter permease has product MIYKIWMSVVKEFLLLKRDLGGLIILFVMPLVLVIAVTLIQDSTFKAVTDSKLQILLVDNDKGSVSKTVFENLEKSKYFTVVTQIDNKPITEEIAKENVYKGKFQLAIVIPENLSSDLQTKVEQNVEKIVSNLGLTDSTSTAEPQRIIKEKEVKLYFDPAVQMSFKNAVMSSIDKMISQIETKSIYSTFQKQLGEETIDFEQKNFITFKEIIPRINNKEVRPNSVQHNVPAWTLFAIFFIVIPLSINIVKEKSQGTFVRLKTNPVSNLVVIIGKTITYSIICMIQFYMMVAVAVFLFPSIGLPSLNIEGHFLLTSVVALFSGFAAIGFGILLGTIASTQEQSAPFGATSVIILAAIGGVWVPVFAMPKIMQFIAKSSPMNWGLEAFYDVLLRNVSFVEIIPRISLLFLFFIITTSIALFYDKKKRAV; this is encoded by the coding sequence ATGATATATAAAATTTGGATGTCGGTAGTAAAAGAATTCCTTTTGCTAAAAAGAGATTTAGGCGGACTGATTATTTTATTTGTCATGCCTTTGGTTTTGGTAATCGCTGTAACCTTAATTCAAGACAGCACTTTTAAAGCCGTAACCGATTCTAAACTTCAGATTCTTTTGGTGGATAATGACAAAGGATCTGTTTCAAAAACCGTTTTTGAAAATTTAGAAAAAAGCAAATATTTTACCGTTGTAACACAAATTGACAATAAGCCAATTACAGAAGAAATTGCCAAAGAAAATGTTTACAAAGGAAAATTTCAGCTGGCAATTGTAATTCCTGAAAATCTAAGTTCTGATTTACAGACTAAAGTAGAACAGAATGTAGAGAAAATTGTCAGCAATTTAGGTCTGACAGACAGCACTTCAACAGCTGAACCTCAACGCATCATAAAAGAAAAAGAAGTTAAACTGTATTTTGATCCAGCGGTTCAGATGAGTTTCAAGAATGCGGTCATGAGTTCAATCGACAAAATGATTTCGCAGATTGAAACCAAATCGATCTACAGCACTTTTCAAAAACAATTAGGAGAAGAAACGATTGACTTTGAGCAAAAAAACTTTATTACTTTCAAAGAAATAATTCCAAGAATCAACAACAAAGAAGTTCGCCCGAATTCGGTACAGCATAATGTTCCTGCGTGGACACTTTTTGCGATATTTTTCATTGTGATTCCATTATCCATCAATATCGTAAAAGAAAAATCACAGGGAACTTTTGTCCGATTAAAAACCAATCCTGTTTCTAATCTGGTTGTGATTATTGGCAAAACCATTACCTACTCAATCATTTGTATGATTCAGTTTTATATGATGGTTGCTGTGGCGGTATTTTTATTTCCCTCAATCGGATTGCCTTCTCTTAATATCGAAGGCCATTTCTTATTGACTAGCGTTGTAGCCTTATTTTCAGGTTTCGCAGCAATTGGTTTCGGAATTTTATTAGGAACTATCGCCAGCACACAAGAACAATCTGCGCCATTTGGTGCAACAAGCGTTATTATTTTAGCTGCAATTGGAGGCGTTTGGGTTCCTGTTTTTGCTATGCCGAAAATCATGCAGTTTATTGCAAAATCTTCTCCAATGAACTGGGGATTAGAAGCTTTTTACGATGTTTTATTGCGCAACGTTTCTTTCGTCGAAATCATACCAAGAATAAGTTTATTATTTTTGTTTTTCATTATTACCACTTCCATCGCATTATTTTATGATAAAAAGAAAAGAGCAGTTTAA
- a CDS encoding ABC transporter ATP-binding protein, giving the protein MYSLNNVSLNINEGQIFGLLGPNGAGKTTLISMLCGLVKPTSGHFTIDGLDYQHHSSKIKKIIGVVPQEYALYPTLTARENLLYFGSMYGLKGSDLKDKVIETLDLLGLLKFADKQVQTFSGGMKRRVNLIAGILHNPKVLFLDEPTVGVDVHSKKAIIDYLKVLNQNGTTIIYTSHHLAEAEDFCSQIAILDQGQIYAQDTPSALIESTKDARNLEDVFISLTGKALRDDI; this is encoded by the coding sequence ATGTATTCTTTGAACAATGTTTCGCTTAATATAAATGAAGGCCAGATTTTTGGTTTATTAGGTCCAAACGGTGCCGGAAAAACAACCTTAATCTCCATGCTCTGTGGATTGGTAAAACCAACCTCTGGACATTTTACAATCGATGGTTTAGACTATCAGCATCATTCTTCAAAAATAAAAAAAATCATAGGCGTTGTTCCTCAAGAATATGCTTTGTATCCGACTTTGACGGCCAGAGAAAATCTGCTTTATTTTGGTAGCATGTACGGTTTAAAAGGTTCTGATTTAAAAGATAAAGTAATCGAAACTTTAGATCTTTTAGGTTTATTGAAATTTGCCGATAAACAAGTTCAGACTTTTTCGGGCGGAATGAAACGCCGTGTAAACCTGATCGCAGGAATTCTTCACAATCCAAAAGTTTTATTTTTGGATGAGCCAACGGTTGGTGTCGATGTGCATTCTAAAAAGGCAATTATTGATTATTTGAAAGTTCTAAACCAAAACGGAACAACCATTATTTATACTTCGCATCATTTGGCCGAAGCCGAAGATTTCTGTTCTCAAATCGCGATTTTAGATCAGGGACAAATTTATGCGCAAGACACTCCATCGGCATTAATTGAATCTACAAAAGATGCCCGAAATCTCGAAGATGTTTTTATTTCATTAACTGGTAAAGCTTTGAGAGATGATATATAA
- a CDS encoding BtrH N-terminal domain-containing protein: protein MELNFTHHQSAHCENGVASNLLKNSGLNISEPMVFGIGSGLFFVYLPFIKVNYAPAISYRTLPGQIFNKVATRLNLKIKRQKFSSVANANKALDENLKNNIPTGLQVGVYNLSYFPDEYRFHFNAHNLVVYGKTETEYLVSDPVMETVTTLTYEDMNKVRFAKGAFAPRGQMYYPIQIPANIDLKSAIIKGIKNTCRDMLAPMPIVGVRGIKMVSRQIRKWPKKHGVRKANHYLAQMVRMQEEIGTGGGGFRFIYAAFLQEASVILNNEELKDLSKEMTKIGDSWRDFAVEASRIYKNRSAKEDAYNTIADELLDIANREEIFFKKLKKAIS from the coding sequence ATGGAATTAAATTTCACACATCATCAGTCTGCTCATTGCGAGAATGGAGTAGCGTCAAATCTGCTAAAAAACAGCGGACTAAACATTAGCGAACCGATGGTTTTTGGTATTGGCTCAGGATTGTTTTTTGTATATCTGCCTTTCATTAAAGTAAATTATGCTCCCGCAATCAGTTATAGAACTTTGCCTGGACAGATTTTCAATAAAGTGGCAACCCGTTTAAACTTAAAAATAAAAAGACAAAAATTTTCTTCTGTGGCAAATGCTAATAAAGCATTAGATGAAAATTTAAAAAACAATATTCCAACCGGATTACAGGTTGGCGTTTACAATTTAAGTTATTTCCCAGACGAATATCGTTTCCACTTCAACGCACACAATTTAGTCGTTTACGGAAAAACCGAAACTGAATATTTAGTGAGCGATCCTGTAATGGAAACCGTTACGACTTTAACCTACGAAGACATGAATAAAGTACGTTTTGCCAAAGGAGCTTTTGCGCCTCGCGGACAGATGTACTATCCAATTCAGATTCCGGCAAATATTGATTTAAAAAGCGCCATTATTAAGGGAATCAAAAATACCTGTAGAGATATGCTGGCGCCAATGCCAATTGTTGGTGTTCGCGGAATCAAAATGGTTTCGCGCCAAATTCGAAAATGGCCTAAAAAGCATGGAGTACGAAAAGCCAATCATTACTTGGCTCAAATGGTTCGTATGCAGGAAGAAATTGGAACCGGAGGCGGTGGTTTCCGTTTTATTTATGCCGCATTTTTACAGGAAGCTTCGGTTATTTTAAATAATGAAGAACTAAAAGATCTTTCTAAGGAAATGACAAAAATTGGAGATTCATGGCGTGATTTTGCCGTTGAAGCTTCTCGCATTTATAAAAACAGAAGTGCAAAAGAAGACGCCTACAACACTATTGCCGATGAACTTTTGGACATTGCCAATAGAGAAGAAATCTTTTTCAAAAAACTAAAAAAAGCGATCAGCTAA
- a CDS encoding ABC transporter permease → MKTTSAVDIQNYLPHRAPMLMVDLILDIDSDFVETIFLIKEDNIFVQNKVFIEAGLIENTAQTCSAIVGKKYFFDDNGIENENVNVIGFISALKSVKIHALPKVGDNIITKADLVSKFTGDDYTLCTMKCKSLVEDQILLECEINLFIQKTISVSQ, encoded by the coding sequence ATGAAAACTACTTCTGCTGTTGACATACAAAATTATTTACCACACCGAGCACCGATGCTTATGGTGGATTTGATTTTGGATATAGATTCCGACTTTGTAGAAACCATCTTTTTGATAAAAGAGGACAATATTTTTGTTCAGAACAAGGTTTTTATTGAAGCAGGATTAATCGAAAATACAGCCCAGACGTGTTCGGCAATTGTTGGAAAAAAATACTTTTTTGACGACAACGGAATCGAAAATGAAAACGTAAATGTAATTGGATTTATCAGCGCTTTAAAAAGTGTAAAAATTCATGCTCTGCCAAAAGTTGGCGACAACATTATAACTAAAGCCGATTTGGTTTCTAAATTTACTGGAGACGATTATACTTTATGCACAATGAAATGCAAAAGCTTAGTAGAAGACCAGATTCTCTTAGAATGCGAAATTAATTTGTTCATTCAAAAAACAATTTCCGTTTCGCAATAA
- a CDS encoding beta-ketoacyl-ACP synthase III: MFEVYITKAAKYLPNEAVSNEEMEAYLGLINDTASKARRIILRNNKITSRYYAVDKEGKSTHSNAELTKNAILPLFDENFTPQDLEVLSCGTSTPDIFLPSHAAMVHGLLKNKSVELNSSTGVCCAGMNSLKFGFLSIKSGNSKNAICTGSEKVSTWLNAQKYNHEADNLKSLEEQPIIAFKKDFLRWMLSDGAGAFLLENKPRGPISLKIEWMEAFSYAYELETCMYAGGDKLENGEIKGWSDYSPEQWLNESVFSIKQDVKLLDEFILSKGAQSMKDAMDKNNIKSEDITYFIPHVSSNFFVEGLKKGLNEKGIGMSDDKWFMNLSRVGNVGSASIYLALEELMGSGNLKKGDKILLSVPESGRFSFAYAYLTVC; this comes from the coding sequence ATGTTTGAAGTATATATTACAAAAGCTGCAAAATATTTGCCAAACGAAGCCGTTTCAAATGAAGAAATGGAAGCCTACTTGGGCCTTATCAATGATACTGCTTCTAAAGCAAGACGCATTATTTTGCGCAACAATAAAATTACAAGCCGATATTACGCTGTTGACAAAGAAGGAAAAAGCACACACAGCAATGCCGAATTAACCAAAAATGCTATTTTACCGTTATTCGACGAAAATTTTACGCCTCAAGATTTAGAAGTACTTTCATGCGGGACCTCAACTCCTGACATTTTTTTACCTTCGCACGCTGCGATGGTTCACGGTCTGCTAAAAAATAAATCGGTAGAATTAAACTCTTCAACTGGAGTTTGCTGTGCCGGAATGAACTCTCTTAAATTTGGTTTTCTTTCTATTAAATCTGGAAATTCAAAAAATGCAATCTGCACAGGATCCGAAAAAGTTTCGACTTGGCTGAATGCTCAAAAATACAATCACGAGGCTGACAATTTAAAAAGCCTTGAAGAACAGCCAATTATTGCATTCAAAAAAGATTTTCTTCGTTGGATGCTGTCAGATGGTGCTGGAGCTTTTCTTTTGGAAAACAAACCAAGAGGACCAATTTCTCTTAAAATCGAATGGATGGAAGCTTTTTCGTATGCGTACGAATTAGAAACCTGTATGTATGCTGGAGGTGATAAATTGGAAAATGGTGAAATTAAAGGCTGGAGCGATTATTCGCCAGAACAATGGCTAAACGAATCTGTTTTTTCAATAAAACAAGACGTTAAATTATTAGACGAATTTATCCTGTCAAAAGGTGCTCAAAGCATGAAAGACGCCATGGATAAAAACAATATTAAATCAGAAGATATTACTTATTTTATTCCTCACGTTTCTTCTAACTTTTTTGTTGAAGGATTGAAAAAAGGATTAAACGAAAAAGGTATCGGAATGAGCGATGACAAATGGTTCATGAATCTTTCTCGAGTTGGAAATGTAGGTTCTGCCTCTATTTACTTGGCTCTTGAAGAATTGATGGGTTCAGGGAATTTGAAAAAAGGAGATAAAATTTTATTATCTGTTCCAGAAAGCGGAAGATTCTCTTTTGCTTATGCCTATTTAACGGTTTGTTAA
- a CDS encoding dialkylrecorsinol condensing enzyme DarA encodes MKNVLVIYYTQSGQLESIARNIAKPFLDSEEINLTFHEIQLEKPFPFPWNKESFFDAFPESFLQIPTALKPVSEEILNTKFDLVLFHYQVWYLSPSIPINSFLKSDDAKKILNNTPVITISGSRNMWIMAQEKIKVLLRKANANLVGNVALVDRVGNLISVITIVEWMFSGVKKKYLGIFPLPGVSEKDIQESSQFGEIMLDSLQKNNFAQLQPKLVDAGAVKISSYLVTVDKTANKIFNKWSNIIYKNQKNRKQLLKVFNVYLFLAIWLISPIVYILHLITYPLKLKSIKKETQYYQGV; translated from the coding sequence ATGAAAAATGTTCTCGTAATTTATTATACGCAATCTGGACAGCTGGAATCTATTGCAAGAAATATTGCAAAACCATTTCTAGATTCAGAAGAAATAAATCTCACATTTCATGAAATACAATTAGAGAAACCGTTTCCTTTTCCTTGGAATAAAGAATCGTTTTTTGATGCCTTTCCAGAATCGTTTTTACAGATTCCGACCGCATTAAAACCTGTTTCTGAGGAAATTTTAAACACAAAATTTGATTTAGTATTATTTCATTATCAGGTTTGGTATTTGTCTCCTTCTATTCCGATCAATTCATTTTTGAAAAGTGACGATGCCAAGAAAATTTTGAACAATACACCTGTTATTACCATCAGCGGTTCTAGAAACATGTGGATTATGGCTCAGGAAAAAATCAAAGTTTTGTTGAGAAAAGCCAATGCAAATTTGGTCGGAAACGTAGCTTTGGTAGACCGTGTTGGAAATTTAATCAGTGTAATCACCATTGTAGAATGGATGTTCTCTGGAGTTAAGAAAAAATATTTAGGTATTTTTCCGCTTCCGGGAGTTTCAGAAAAAGACATACAAGAATCAAGTCAGTTTGGAGAAATCATGCTTGATTCTTTACAGAAAAATAATTTTGCCCAATTACAGCCCAAATTAGTCGATGCTGGAGCTGTAAAAATAAGCTCATATCTGGTAACTGTTGACAAAACGGCCAACAAAATTTTCAATAAATGGTCAAATATCATTTATAAAAATCAAAAAAACCGAAAACAGCTGCTTAAAGTATTTAATGTTTATTTATTCCTTGCGATATGGTTAATCTCACCAATAGTGTATATATTGCACCTTATTACCTATCCGCTTAAGTTAAAATCTATAAAAAAGGAAACTCAATATTATCAGGGAGTTTAG
- a CDS encoding lipid A biosynthesis acyltransferase, producing the protein MSQWDGKSKGTVLGYKIFVFLIQKAGVKEAYVLLYFVASYYFLFLKKSNRAIFYYFKERLQYSYFKSKKMVFKSYYTFGQTIIDKISISAGMRNKFTYEFDGIETLKKLLAEKKGGVLISAHVGNFEIAEHFLGDIDLNFQINLVTTDLEHSAIKNYLESVSQKPTVKFIIIKEDLSHIFEINAALANNELICFTGDRYFEGTKSLSENFLGKEANFPAGPFLIASRLKVPVVFVYVMKEPNLHYHLYAREAEVKHRDEKALLKEYVKSVESILHTYPLQWFNYFDFWNQLENKNSLPK; encoded by the coding sequence ATGAGTCAATGGGATGGTAAATCCAAAGGAACTGTATTAGGTTATAAAATATTCGTTTTTTTAATTCAAAAAGCGGGTGTAAAGGAGGCTTATGTCCTACTTTATTTTGTTGCTTCTTATTATTTTTTATTTCTAAAAAAAAGCAACAGAGCCATTTTCTATTATTTTAAAGAAAGACTGCAATACTCCTATTTCAAATCCAAAAAAATGGTTTTCAAAAGCTATTATACTTTTGGACAGACTATTATTGATAAAATTTCTATTTCCGCAGGAATGCGAAACAAATTCACTTATGAATTTGACGGAATAGAAACACTAAAAAAATTACTTGCCGAGAAAAAAGGTGGTGTTTTGATTAGTGCACATGTTGGTAATTTTGAAATTGCCGAACATTTTTTGGGAGATATTGATCTTAATTTCCAAATTAATCTTGTTACGACAGATCTAGAGCATTCTGCCATCAAGAATTATCTCGAAAGCGTTTCTCAAAAACCAACTGTAAAGTTCATTATCATCAAAGAAGATTTGTCTCATATTTTTGAGATCAATGCCGCTTTAGCCAATAACGAATTAATCTGCTTTACAGGCGATCGCTATTTTGAAGGAACAAAATCACTTTCTGAAAACTTTTTAGGTAAAGAAGCCAATTTCCCTGCGGGTCCATTTTTAATTGCTTCAAGATTAAAAGTTCCTGTGGTTTTTGTTTATGTAATGAAAGAACCAAATCTTCATTATCATTTATACGCAAGAGAAGCCGAAGTAAAACACCGAGACGAAAAAGCGCTTTTGAAGGAATATGTAAAAAGCGTCGAAAGCATTCTACACACCTATCCTTTGCAATGGTTTAATTATTTTGATTTTTGGAACCAGTTAGAAAATAAAAATTCATTGCCAAAATAA
- a CDS encoding acyl carrier protein, which yields MNKEEIIAKINGFLVDEFEVDNDDIEPNANLKDTLGLDSLDYVDLVVSIEANFGVKLVEADFVGISDFQSFYDLIETKIKAKSA from the coding sequence ATGAATAAAGAAGAGATTATAGCAAAAATTAATGGTTTTTTAGTTGATGAATTTGAAGTAGACAATGACGACATTGAACCAAATGCTAATTTAAAAGATACACTTGGGTTAGACAGTCTGGATTATGTTGATTTAGTCGTTTCAATAGAGGCAAACTTTGGTGTAAAACTAGTTGAAGCAGATTTTGTTGGAATTTCTGATTTTCAAAGTTTTTATGACTTAATCGAAACTAAAATAAAAGCCAAATCAGCTTAA
- a CDS encoding beta-ketoacyl-[acyl-carrier-protein] synthase family protein encodes MNRRVVITGMGIYSCIGTSLDEVKDSLYEGKSGIQFDSERKEFGFQSALTGMVPKADLKNLLTRRQRMSIGEETEYAYMATIEALKNANIDDAFFDEHEVGIMYGNDSVSKAIIDATDIVREKKDTALIGSGAIFKSMNSTVTMNLSTIFKLRGINLTVSAACASGSHSIGLAYFLIKSGFQDIVITGGAQEINKYAMSSFDGLGVFSNREGDPTKASRPFDIGRDGLIPSGGGATLILESYESAIARGANIIAEIGGYGFSSNGGHISTPNVEGPATAMKRALDDAKLEASDIEYINAHATSTPVGDANEAKAIFEVFGEKNPPVSSTKSMTGHECWMAGASEIIYSILMMQHDFIAPNINLETPDEDASKLNLVKTTLNKKFDIFLSNSFGFGGTNSALVVKKFKLNNE; translated from the coding sequence ATGAATAGACGAGTTGTAATTACTGGAATGGGAATTTATTCTTGTATCGGAACTTCTTTAGACGAAGTAAAAGATTCGTTATACGAAGGAAAATCTGGTATTCAGTTTGATTCTGAACGTAAAGAATTTGGTTTCCAGTCGGCCTTAACAGGGATGGTTCCGAAAGCCGATCTTAAAAATTTATTGACGCGCAGACAACGTATGAGCATCGGTGAGGAAACCGAATATGCTTATATGGCCACTATAGAAGCATTAAAAAATGCAAACATTGATGATGCTTTTTTTGATGAACACGAAGTAGGTATTATGTACGGAAACGACAGCGTTTCTAAAGCAATCATTGACGCAACAGACATTGTTCGCGAGAAAAAAGACACTGCTCTTATTGGTTCTGGTGCTATTTTTAAATCGATGAATTCTACGGTAACCATGAATCTCTCTACGATTTTTAAACTTCGCGGTATCAATCTTACGGTAAGTGCCGCTTGTGCGAGTGGTTCTCACTCTATTGGCTTGGCTTATTTTTTAATTAAAAGCGGTTTCCAAGATATTGTGATAACTGGCGGAGCGCAGGAAATCAACAAATATGCCATGAGCAGTTTTGACGGATTAGGCGTTTTTTCCAACAGAGAAGGCGATCCTACAAAAGCTTCAAGACCTTTTGATATTGGCCGTGACGGATTAATTCCGAGTGGCGGTGGTGCAACTTTAATTTTAGAAAGTTACGAATCTGCCATTGCACGTGGCGCCAATATCATTGCAGAAATCGGAGGTTACGGATTTTCATCAAACGGAGGGCATATTTCTACTCCAAACGTTGAAGGGCCAGCAACAGCAATGAAACGCGCACTTGACGATGCAAAATTAGAAGCTTCAGATATTGAATATATAAATGCTCATGCAACCTCGACACCGGTTGGAGATGCCAATGAAGCCAAAGCCATTTTTGAAGTTTTTGGAGAAAAAAATCCTCCAGTAAGTTCTACAAAATCAATGACTGGCCACGAATGCTGGATGGCTGGAGCCAGCGAAATCATTTATTCTATATTAATGATGCAGCACGATTTTATCGCGCCAAACATCAATTTGGAAACACCAGATGAAGATGCGTCAAAATTAAATTTAGTTAAAACTACGTTAAACAAAAAATTTGACATATTTTTGTCCAATTCTTTCGGTTTCGGAGGAACCAACTCTGCGTTGGTGGTTAAAAAGTTTAAATTGAACAATGAATAA